ATCGCCGTGCCGCCAACCTCGATGTCGCGCGTCGCAAATCGCATCAGGGTCTGCACGGGACTGTCGTATCGCAACATCTCTTCGACCGCGGTTGGAATGAGAGTGCGATCGTTGCGGAGCCGCTGGTACTCGCCCGGATTGCGTGCGAGCGCGAGCAGCCCGTTGCCAATCAGGTTGGTCGTCGTCTCGTTGCCAGCAATCAACAGCAGCACGACGAAAGCGAGCAACTCGTCGGTGCTCAACGCTTCTGCATCGTCGTGCGCGGCAACCAACGCACTTATCAGATCGTCGCCGCGCTCGACGCGGCGGCGCTCGATCGCATCGGTGAAATACGCGCGCAGAGCGGTAACAGCCTCGGCGACGATCGGCGGTGGCGGAATCCCCGGGGTCGTGAGGCTATTGGAGGCAATCACGTCGGACCAGGTGCGGAAGCGCTCGCGATCGGCGACCGGCACACCCAGCATCTCCGCGATAATCACGACCGGAAGCTGATCGGCAAATGCGCTCATTGCGTCGAAGCTGCTGCCGCGCGCATATCCGTCGAGGAGCTGGCGCGTCAGGTCAGCGATGTGCGTTTGCATGGCCGCGATGCGGCGCGGACTGAAATCGCGCGCGACCAGGCGGCGCAATCGCGAATGAATCGGCGGATCGGAAAAAGGCATGGTGGGCGCACCGCCAAACGGATCGGCGCCCGGCGGAATCATGTTGCGCGGCACGGCACTGGAAAAGGTCGCCTGGTCGCGCGCGACCGTGACGACGTCCCGGTATCGCGCCACCATCACGATCGGCAAACCGATCGCGAGATAGCGCGGCGGCCCGCCGAGCAGCGCCGCGTAATGAGGATACGGGTCCGCCTGAAACGAAGGATCGAAAGGATTGTATTCGACTTCGCCCGCCATCGTTGACTGATAGTAGAGCTCTACAAAATCATTTAGTTAGCCGAAGAGAATATCCTTGGCCTTCTGCGTGTCGACGTATTCGCGGATGCGGCGAATCTTGCCGTCTTCCAGCTCGAAAATGAAGCAGTACTCGTTTTCGTAGTTTTTGCCGTTGGAAACTTTGCCGCGATTGGTCAGCTCAAGGATCACCGCGTCACCGTCGCAATACGTGCGGCGAATTTCGCTCTTAAGGCCCTCGGGAAATGAGGCGCCGACGCCTGCCATGAACTTCAGAATCTCATCTTTCCCACGTTTCAGTCCCGAGACGCCGGGTATCGAGCCCGGAATCAACCAACTGACGTTGTCGGACATGTTGGCGAAGGCGGTCTTTACGTCGCCCTGTCCGAAAGCGGTCCAGGTTTGCGTGACCAGTTCTTTTTTCTGCTCGTTCGTCATGTTGCTCTCCTCCGGGATGCGTCCTTCCATGCTCGCGGAGTTGCTCGCGATCGGATGCTTACTCTTTGCACACGAGCGCCCCGAAAAGAAGATCGCGCGAAGCCGGATCCGACGACGATAAGAGTAGAAAACTGACTATTCGATGGAATGTTTAAGATGCATTCCAATTTGCCGGAACGTTCGCCGCCGGCGCGGACTTCGACACCGGCTCGACCTTGGGTTCGACCTGGCTCACGCTGACATCGACTTCCATGCCGATGAAATCGGACGGGGCGCCCGTCCATTGCCCGGCGATCGGCGGAGCTTGCGACGGATCGCGAACAACAGCAACGCGGATCAGATCGCGATTGCCGACGATGCCGTTGGTCGGATCGAACTCCATCCAACCGGAGCCGGGCAGATAGACCTCGAGCCAGGCGTGGGTTGATGCGCCGCCGAGATTGCCACTGCCAGCCGCAGCCGGCACGTAGATGTAGCCCGAGATAAAACGCGCGGCGAGGCCGAGCGATCGCACTGCCTCGATCATCAGCAAAGCGAAGTCGCGGCAACTTCCGCTCTTGAGCCTGAGCGTATCTGCCGGAAGTTGGCATCCTTCTGCAACTCGAGCCGCGTATTTGAAACCTTCAGCCTTGATCGACTCGGTGATCGCCTTAAGCATTGCGAGGGTGTCAGTCTGACCATTGTTCGACATAAACCGCTTCGCCCACAGATCCACCTGATGCTCGGGATCCGGATAGTGACGTTCTATCGAACGCTGTAGATCAGGCGCTTCCTCGGCCGAATAGGAAAACGGATAGGTCGCGGCGTAGGTCTCAATTGGGTAATCAGGTTCAGTGCTTTCGAAATGCTCAAGATCGAGATTGCTTTCGAATAACAGTTCACGCGCGGAATCGGTAAAAGATGCAATCGCGACGGAGTTGCCGAAAACGTCATGCAGCCATCGCAGCGCGGATGGATTCGGCTGAATCGTGAGCGTGGTCGCGATCAATCGCATATCGTGACTGTCGCGCGGCCGCAGCATCAAACGGTGATCGCCGATGGTGACCGGCTTTGAATACTTATAACGAGTAGTGTGTCTGACTCGAAGTCGGCGCACGTGCTCCCCCGGAAGTCAAATTCGGTATGATGGCGGAATAGCTCCGCTTGTTTTGCGGAGCCATTCCTCAATCGAACGACTCAGGACCCTTAATATTACGAGTTCCGATTCATCCGATCGTTCTTCTGCTGGTCATCCTGACGCCAGCCGCCCTTGTTTTCCTTGTCACGATCGCGCGGATTCTCGTTGCCCTGCTGGTGCTGCTGGTGACCCTGTTGATGCTGAGGGTCGTTACTGCGATTGCGATCGTCGGTGCGGTTCATCTGCGAGCGATCATCCTTGTGCTCTGCACCCATATTGGACCGGTTATCGTGCTTATTGTCGTGCTTCATGCCTTGAGAAGTTTTTTTATCGTCCATAAAAAGCAATCTCCTGCGGACGTTTTAGAGTTAAGGCGCCTGCCTTTAAGTTCAGCAACATGCGCGCCAAAGCGATCATGAGCCGAAACCTGCCGAATCATTCAGGATTTCTGCGGGTCAGGATCTAAGCAATTCTGAAGCAGGGTAACTTTTTACTGCGTGAAGATCGTACTAGTCCAGGCTGGGTTGGAAATTGAGCACCCCGATCATCCCCACCCGGCTCCGGCAGAGTGCTTGCTTACTGATCATTGCAACAAGAAGACGAGGAATGGCTTGAGCCCGATTTACGAAAGACCCGACGACTATGTACCATGCGCTTCGATCAGCCATCTATTAACTCTCGACGACCAATTACAGCTGTGGCGCGTCAGTTATGAAAACCTACATTCTGGTGGGCGCTTCGTAGTCGGAAAGCAGATGCCGAATCTCGCTGTGCGGGCTGAATCGCAAACCCGGCCAGCTCGATCTCTGACCGAGATGGATCGGCACATTACCGATGCGGATCAGGATTCGCGGCTGCTCCGTCACAAAACGACCTCGTACGAAAGTAATGAACAGAAGGCTTTAATCCGCTTTCTGTACGAACGCTTCGAACGCGACGTGAGCGTCGATCGATACTTCGACGACTCTGCCAACTACATTTATTTTCCGCGCGAGTTGCAACTCCTTTTTGTTCACACTGGCTTCGAAATCGAATCGATAATAGGGAATTACCGCGGCCGTCCCTTGGGCCCATCGTCGCGTCGGATGGTGATGACGGGACGAAGAAAGAGCTGAGGAAAATTGCTCCATGAAGTGCGTAAAACCTTTCCGTCCTTGTAATAAATGGAAGTTCCGAGATCGCGCGCGGTTCCTCAGGAGTCCAAATTTCAAATGGCTCTGCGGCCACGATCAGATGGCCTTCTTTTTGCTGATTTTGAAGAACGAGACTGCAAATAGTCCTGACACGAATATGTTAGACATGGGATTCACACTCGACGGTGCCTGCACCTCTATTCCCGGATGGAGCAGCCAGGGGAATGCAGCCCATCTGGTTCAATTTTACGAGGACGATTCGTTTCTGATCGATACTCTCTCGAGTTGGTTTGATACAGGGCTGAAAGGGGGTGGAGCTTGTATATATATCGGGACGGCCCCGCACAGGCAGAGCCTCGAACAACGTATGGGCGCGAAAGGAGTAGCGCTCGACTCGATGCGGGAAACCGGTCGTCTCCTATGTCTTGACGCAGCGACTATACTTTCGCGACTGCTGGTCAACGGATGGCCGGAGCGGTCGCATTTTATTCAGGAAATCGAGGAGCGCGTAAGAGCAGCCTCGTGCCACGGAAACGTTCGAGTATTTGGCGAGATGGTGGCGCTTCTGTGGCGCGACGGTAAGTGGCGCGAGGCGGTACGACTTGAGGAAATCTGGAACGATTTCATCCAGACTCACCCGATCGCGTTGTGCTCTGCCTATCCAATCAATGATTTGAGCGCGGCCGCAACGGAAACTGCGCTGCAACAACTAGGCGCGATGCATTCGATTGTAATTCCGGCCGAAAGCTATACTGCCCTGAATTCACCCGCGGAACGGTTGCGCTCGATTGCCGTTCTGCAACAAAAAGCCCGCATGCTCGAGGCTGAGGCTGCGCGTCGCGAAGCAGCCGAGCGCCTCCTTCATCAGCATCAGGAAAAAGTTTCTCAACTCGAGGCGCAGCTCAGGGCAAAGAATGCGGAACTCGCGCAAGCTGATCGCCAGAAGAACGAGTTTGTCGCGATGCTCGGGCACGAGTTGCGCAATCCTCTATCCGGAGTATCGAACGCGGTCGCGACAGCTGAGATCGACAACTCCCGCCGTGAACGCGCGCTGAGCATTGCGCATCGCCAGGTCAACCAGCTTTCAGGACTGGTTGACGACTTGCTCGATTTCGAGAGGATCGACAAGGGCCGGATCGCCCTCAAGCGCGAAGTCATCAGGCTGGCAAATATCGTAAGACTTGCGGTCGAGGAGACGCAGAGTCAACTCGGACGCTGGCCGCATCGACTTTCAATCTTAATATCGCCGCAGGCCGAAGGGGCGTTGATCGACGCGGATCCGACGCGCCTGCGCCAGGTGATTTCGAACCTCCTGCACAACGCCGCAAAGTTCACCCC
This is a stretch of genomic DNA from Candidatus Binataceae bacterium. It encodes these proteins:
- a CDS encoding cytochrome P450, coding for MAGEVEYNPFDPSFQADPYPHYAALLGGPPRYLAIGLPIVMVARYRDVVTVARDQATFSSAVPRNMIPPGADPFGGAPTMPFSDPPIHSRLRRLVARDFSPRRIAAMQTHIADLTRQLLDGYARGSSFDAMSAFADQLPVVIIAEMLGVPVADRERFRTWSDVIASNSLTTPGIPPPPIVAEAVTALRAYFTDAIERRRVERGDDLISALVAAHDDAEALSTDELLAFVVLLLIAGNETTTNLIGNGLLALARNPGEYQRLRNDRTLIPTAVEEMLRYDSPVQTLMRFATRDIEVGGTAIAAGSVVATMFGAANRDPAQFPEPARFDIGRTPNDHVAFGEGIHFCLGAPLARLEARLAFEAIVERYATIDLAEPDAPLQYRGSFITRGLKYLPLAVA
- a CDS encoding ATP-binding protein; its protein translation is MGFTLDGACTSIPGWSSQGNAAHLVQFYEDDSFLIDTLSSWFDTGLKGGGACIYIGTAPHRQSLEQRMGAKGVALDSMRETGRLLCLDAATILSRLLVNGWPERSHFIQEIEERVRAASCHGNVRVFGEMVALLWRDGKWREAVRLEEIWNDFIQTHPIALCSAYPINDLSAAATETALQQLGAMHSIVIPAESYTALNSPAERLRSIAVLQQKARMLEAEAARREAAERLLHQHQEKVSQLEAQLRAKNAELAQADRQKNEFVAMLGHELRNPLSGVSNAVATAEIDNSRRERALSIAHRQVNQLSGLVDDLLDFERIDKGRIALKREVIRLANIVRLAVEETQSQLGRWPHRLSILISPQAEGALIDADPTRLRQVISNLLHNAAKFTPAEGRIEISVNVEGDEVTLRVCDSGIGIAPEMLPRVFDLFTQAEISLDRKNGGLGIGLTLVKQLVEMHGGRVQARSSGLGKGSEFEIRLPVLPDACIDASPVEDMQVTFQPARILIVEDNTDASEALSMLLENFGHHPTAVENGVDAIAAVTKGEFDFALVDIGLPGIDGYELARRIRALPNGRNLTLVALTGYGQESDKRQARVAGFDHHLTKPVNIARLRALLGG
- a CDS encoding transglutaminase family protein — its product is MRRLRVRHTTRYKYSKPVTIGDHRLMLRPRDSHDMRLIATTLTIQPNPSALRWLHDVFGNSVAIASFTDSARELLFESNLDLEHFESTEPDYPIETYAATYPFSYSAEEAPDLQRSIERHYPDPEHQVDLWAKRFMSNNGQTDTLAMLKAITESIKAEGFKYAARVAEGCQLPADTLRLKSGSCRDFALLMIEAVRSLGLAARFISGYIYVPAAAGSGNLGGASTHAWLEVYLPGSGWMEFDPTNGIVGNRDLIRVAVVRDPSQAPPIAGQWTGAPSDFIGMEVDVSVSQVEPKVEPVSKSAPAANVPANWNAS
- a CDS encoding nuclear transport factor 2 family protein; translation: MTNEQKKELVTQTWTAFGQGDVKTAFANMSDNVSWLIPGSIPGVSGLKRGKDEILKFMAGVGASFPEGLKSEIRRTYCDGDAVILELTNRGKVSNGKNYENEYCFIFELEDGKIRRIREYVDTQKAKDILFG